GGAAGTCATTGTCCGCGGCCACGTCGGCGTCTACGAAGCCCGTGGAGGTTTACAGCTCTGTGCCGAGGCCATGGAGCCCCGGGGTCTCGGCAGCCTGCAACTGGCGCTGGAACAACTGAAAAAGCGCCTGGCTGCCGAGGGTCTTTTCGCCGAGTCACGCAAGCGCCCGCTGCCCTTCCTCCCCCAGAGCGTCGGCATCGTCACCGCGTTGAAGGGTGCGGCCATTCATGACCTGTTGGCCGTCTTGCGGGCGCGATGTCCACGCATCCACGTCATCCTTCGGCCGGTGCGCGTACAGGGAACAGGCGCCGCCCCTGACATCGTGCAAGCGATTGCAGACCTCAATCGAGTGCCGAGCGTGGAGGTGATCATCGTTGGACGTGGCGGCGGCTCGATCGAGGACCTCTGGGCCTTCAACGATGAAGGCGTTGCGCGCGCCATCGCCGCATCGCGTACGCCGATAGTGTCGGCGGTCGGCCACGAAATGGACGTGACCATCTCCGACCTGGTGGCCGACCGCCGCGCCCCCACACCCACCGCCGCCGCAGCCATGGTTGTGCCTGATCAGCGCGATCTCGTCGCCCAGTTGGACAAACACGCGCTCGCCCTGCGGCTCGGAGTGCAGCGGCGGATACGCCGTGAGCACGAACACGTGGCGGCCCTGGCGCGGCATCTACGCGACCCACGCCAGGTCCTCAAAACCGTGCAGCAGCGTGTCGATGAGCTGAGTGAACGCGCGCTGCGGGCAGCGACCGGACGCCTCCGCTTTGGGCAGCAGCAACTCCGGGGCGCGGCCGAACGATTGCAGGCGCTGAGCCCTCTGGCGGTACTCCACCGCGGCTACAGCATCGCCCGGCGCGCCGACGACGGTACGGTGATTCGTGACTCGACCAGTCTGCGGATCGGAGACGACTTGCGCTTGGTATTTGCCCGCGGAACCGCCAGGGTGCGTGTCGAGGACACCGGTGCTAACTAGAATCTTCAAAGGGAGAAACAGATGACGCCGCGGCGGAAGAACCCTCAGCTGGAGCACAGCATGGAAGATTCCAAAGACGTCAAGAAGTTTGATCACGCCATGGCAGAGCTGGAGGCCATCGTTGCCCGCCTCGAGACCGGCGACCTGCCGCTAGAGGAGGCGCTGGCCACCTTCGAAGCCGGGATCGCACTGGTACGGACGCTGAACCAGCGTCTCACCGAAGCGGAGGCCCGAATCGAACTCTTGAGCCATGACGCGCAAGGAGCGGTACGGCTACGACCCGTCTCTGAGCAGGAGCTCAAGGAATGATTCGACCAGACGCACGAACAGCCGTTGCCTCAGCCAGCCAGACCTGTAACCGCAGGAGGCGACCAACGTGAACCTGCCACGCTACCTTGAACACCGACAGCAGCGGGTGAACCGCTTTTTGGAACGCTGCATCCCGACAACCTTGCCGCCACACAAACTCAATGAGGCGATGCGCTATTCGCTGTTCTCCGGTGGCAAGCGTATCCGGCCGATCCTCGCCATCGCAGCCAGTGAAGCGGTGGGCGGGACGGTTACTCCCGTGCTGCCGTTTGCGTGCGGGCTCGAGCTGATCCACACCTACTCGTTGATTCACGATGACCTCCCGGCGATGGACGACGATGACATGCGGCGCGGCAAGCCGTCCAACCACCGGGTGTTCGGCGAGGGCGTCGCGATCCTCGCCGGCGATGCACTGTTGACCGAGGCATTCCGCATCATGGCCGAGGCCGCTGTCCGGTCAGGCACACAGCAGAGCCAGGCACTCCAGGCCATGGTCGAAATTGCCACCGCCGCCGGCGCACACGGCATGGTCGGTGGGCAAGCGGCGGACATCGAGGCGGAACAGACGGCGGCGGACTTGCCGACGGTGGAGTTCATTCACATCCGC
This DNA window, taken from Candidatus Binatia bacterium, encodes the following:
- the xseA gene encoding exodeoxyribonuclease VII large subunit; its protein translation is MQLPLGLPALTTVLTVSQLNQRIRERLESSFDEVWVVGEISNFRVPPSGHFYFSLKDQRSQIAIVMFRSANQLLPFRPEDGMEVIVRGHVGVYEARGGLQLCAEAMEPRGLGSLQLALEQLKKRLAAEGLFAESRKRPLPFLPQSVGIVTALKGAAIHDLLAVLRARCPRIHVILRPVRVQGTGAAPDIVQAIADLNRVPSVEVIIVGRGGGSIEDLWAFNDEGVARAIAASRTPIVSAVGHEMDVTISDLVADRRAPTPTAAAAMVVPDQRDLVAQLDKHALALRLGVQRRIRREHEHVAALARHLRDPRQVLKTVQQRVDELSERALRAATGRLRFGQQQLRGAAERLQALSPLAVLHRGYSIARRADDGTVIRDSTSLRIGDDLRLVFARGTARVRVEDTGAN
- a CDS encoding exodeoxyribonuclease VII small subunit, with the protein product MEDSKDVKKFDHAMAELEAIVARLETGDLPLEEALATFEAGIALVRTLNQRLTEAEARIELLSHDAQGAVRLRPVSEQELKE
- a CDS encoding farnesyl diphosphate synthase; the protein is MNLPRYLEHRQQRVNRFLERCIPTTLPPHKLNEAMRYSLFSGGKRIRPILAIAASEAVGGTVTPVLPFACGLELIHTYSLIHDDLPAMDDDDMRRGKPSNHRVFGEGVAILAGDALLTEAFRIMAEAAVRSGTQQSQALQAMVEIATAAGAHGMVGGQAADIEAEQTAADLPTVEFIHIRKTGALIRAAVRAGGLLGGARPQQLRQLTRYGELIGLAFQVADDILDAEGPTALTGKDSGRDQMLHKATFPAVLGLPAAKERAQELLADALRALRSFDHPAEPLREIARFVVARACSA